A genomic region of Leptolyngbya sp. NIES-2104 contains the following coding sequences:
- the mutY gene encoding A/G-specific adenine glycosylase, translating to MPNNRSSNQQSSAGSFSLPNFVVSELRSSLLSWYVESGRSLPWRNTRDPYAIWVSEIMLQQTQVKTVIPYFERWMRQFPSIKSFANADLQTVLKAWEGLGYYARARNFHRAAQQVLQDYEGQFPTDLETVLKLPGIGRTTAGGILSAAFNQPLAILDGNVKRVLARLIALDVPPSRSMSQLWELSETLIDPENGRDFNQALMDLGATVCTPKNPACLICPWRSHCEAYNRGVQAELPMSETRAPIPHKVIGVAVIWNEGKVLIDRRKAEGLLGGLWEFPGGKVEPGETIEHCIKREIQEELGIEIEVGEHLITVDHTYTHFRVSLNVHHCQHISGEPQAIECDEIRWVTIDELSAFPFPRANIKIIEALRK from the coding sequence ATGCCGAATAATCGATCGTCGAATCAACAGTCATCGGCAGGGAGTTTCTCTCTGCCGAATTTTGTCGTGTCAGAACTGCGATCGTCGTTGTTATCTTGGTATGTCGAATCGGGTCGGTCGCTGCCGTGGAGAAATACACGCGATCCTTATGCGATCTGGGTTTCTGAGATTATGCTTCAGCAAACTCAGGTGAAAACGGTAATTCCGTATTTTGAACGGTGGATGCGGCAATTTCCCTCGATCAAATCGTTCGCGAATGCCGATCTTCAAACGGTTCTGAAAGCTTGGGAAGGTCTGGGGTACTATGCTCGTGCCCGAAACTTTCATCGAGCGGCGCAACAAGTTTTACAAGACTATGAGGGACAGTTTCCAACCGATTTAGAAACGGTTCTGAAACTTCCGGGGATCGGACGCACCACCGCAGGCGGAATTCTCAGTGCTGCATTCAATCAACCTCTAGCGATTTTAGATGGCAATGTGAAGCGAGTTTTAGCCCGATTGATTGCATTGGACGTGCCACCGAGCCGATCGATGTCGCAACTCTGGGAGCTTTCCGAGACGTTGATTGATCCAGAGAATGGGCGCGATTTTAATCAAGCGTTGATGGATTTAGGAGCGACAGTTTGCACTCCGAAAAATCCAGCTTGTTTAATTTGTCCTTGGCGATCGCACTGTGAGGCGTACAATCGAGGAGTTCAGGCGGAGCTTCCTATGTCAGAAACTCGTGCGCCGATTCCACACAAAGTGATTGGAGTGGCGGTGATTTGGAATGAAGGAAAGGTTTTAATCGATCGACGAAAAGCCGAAGGGCTACTCGGTGGACTGTGGGAATTTCCGGGCGGGAAAGTGGAACCGGGTGAAACGATCGAACACTGTATCAAGCGCGAAATTCAAGAAGAACTGGGTATCGAAATCGAAGTCGGTGAGCATCTGATCACGGTTGATCACACTTACACGCATTTTCGCGTTTCATTGAATGTGCATCATTGTCAGCACATTTCTGGAGAACCGCAAGCGATCGAGTGCGATGAGATTCGCTGGGTCACGATCGATGAACTTTCCGCATTCCCCTTTCCCAGAGCCAACATCAAAATCATTGAAGCGCTGAGAAAATAA
- a CDS encoding DUF4346 domain-containing protein, with amino-acid sequence MTQAVFDPVVFDDKLSNRYIELDPNGYFIIYVDRASRLICAEHYSNTINEKGLACDPETGEPLPCSGELKRKPIAIFKGRTAKELCIEIFEEPENSCVSRLDHAAYLGREFVRAEQCLFSDRDYIQD; translated from the coding sequence ATGACTCAAGCTGTTTTTGATCCCGTTGTTTTCGATGACAAATTATCAAATCGCTACATCGAACTTGATCCCAACGGCTACTTTATTATTTATGTCGATCGAGCTTCTCGGTTGATCTGTGCAGAACACTACAGCAACACGATCAACGAGAAGGGTTTGGCTTGCGATCCAGAGACGGGGGAACCGTTGCCTTGTAGTGGTGAGTTGAAGCGGAAGCCGATCGCGATTTTCAAAGGTAGAACGGCAAAGGAACTATGTATCGAGATTTTTGAAGAGCCGGAGAATTCCTGTGTGAGTCGGCTGGATCATGCGGCGTATTTGGGGCGGGAATTTGTGCGGGCTGAACAGTGTTTGTTTAGCGATCGAGATTATATCCAGGACTAA
- a CDS encoding B12-binding domain-containing radical SAM protein — protein sequence MTTLVQSPSSVEQKSRYIPTNHRKILCIFPTYSRSFGTFHHAFGLKGVKAFMPPQGLLIVAAYLPQEWDVRFIDENIRPATAADYRWADVVIVSGMHIQRSQIQQINERAHRAGKITVLGGPSVSGCPEYYPDFDILHLGELGDATDQMIEWLDLTIERPSEQIRFETSDRLPLSEFPTPAYHKLNLNQYFLANIQFSSGCPYQCEFCDIPALYGRDPRLKSPAQVLRELDAMLEAGNPGAVYFVDDNFVGNRRAVMELLPHLIEWQKTNGYPVQFACEATLNLAQSPKLLEMMREAYFCTVFCGIETPEPEALRAISKTQNLSLPILEAVKTLNRYGMEVVSGIILGFDTDTPETVDRILEFVRESQIPMLTINLLYALPKTPLWERLNAEGRIISDTGRESNIDFLMPYERVVEMWQRCIAIAYEPEFLYDRFAYQCQHTYPNRIKVPNSPARTAPDKVRRGLMMLAKILLRVGVFSHYRDTFWQMASPALKKTKIEQVIHIGLVGHHLIQFTQESTKGLESASFYSQRFRGH from the coding sequence ATGACTACGCTTGTTCAATCTCCTAGCTCAGTTGAACAAAAGAGCCGATACATTCCCACGAATCACCGTAAAATTCTCTGCATTTTTCCAACCTATAGCCGCTCTTTCGGCACGTTTCATCATGCGTTTGGGCTGAAGGGTGTAAAAGCATTTATGCCGCCTCAAGGATTGCTGATTGTGGCAGCTTATTTGCCCCAAGAATGGGATGTGAGATTTATTGATGAAAATATTCGTCCTGCAACGGCGGCAGACTATCGATGGGCAGATGTCGTGATTGTGAGTGGAATGCACATTCAGCGATCGCAGATTCAACAAATTAACGAACGCGCACATCGAGCCGGAAAAATTACGGTGCTGGGTGGTCCTTCAGTTTCGGGCTGTCCGGAGTACTATCCTGATTTTGATATTTTGCATCTGGGAGAGTTGGGCGATGCAACGGATCAGATGATTGAATGGCTCGATCTCACGATTGAGCGACCGAGTGAGCAAATTCGCTTTGAGACAAGCGATCGCTTACCGCTGTCCGAGTTTCCGACTCCGGCTTATCACAAGTTAAATTTGAATCAGTACTTTCTGGCTAACATTCAGTTTTCTAGTGGTTGTCCGTATCAATGTGAGTTCTGTGACATTCCAGCCTTGTATGGACGTGATCCGCGATTGAAGTCGCCCGCACAGGTTCTACGCGAATTGGATGCAATGTTAGAGGCAGGCAATCCAGGAGCGGTCTATTTCGTTGACGATAACTTTGTGGGAAATCGTAGAGCGGTGATGGAACTATTGCCGCATTTGATCGAGTGGCAGAAAACGAATGGCTATCCGGTGCAATTTGCTTGTGAAGCCACATTGAATTTGGCACAGAGTCCGAAGCTGTTGGAAATGATGCGAGAGGCTTATTTTTGTACCGTGTTTTGTGGGATTGAAACACCGGAGCCAGAAGCATTACGAGCGATTTCTAAAACGCAGAATTTAAGCTTGCCGATTTTGGAAGCGGTGAAGACGCTGAATCGATATGGAATGGAAGTCGTATCGGGGATTATTTTGGGATTTGATACAGATACACCTGAGACAGTCGATCGCATTTTAGAATTCGTTCGAGAGTCGCAGATTCCGATGCTGACGATCAATTTACTGTATGCGTTGCCGAAAACGCCGCTGTGGGAGCGATTGAATGCAGAGGGGCGGATTATTTCAGATACAGGGCGAGAGTCGAATATTGATTTTCTAATGCCGTATGAGCGAGTTGTTGAAATGTGGCAGCGCTGTATTGCGATCGCGTATGAGCCTGAGTTTTTATACGATCGATTTGCGTATCAATGCCAGCATACCTATCCGAATCGAATCAAAGTGCCGAATAGTCCAGCGAGAACGGCTCCGGATAAAGTGCGGCGCGGATTGATGATGCTGGCGAAGATTTTGCTGAGAGTAGGTGTGTTTAGTCACTATCGTGATACGTTTTGGCAGATGGCTTCACCTGCTTTGAAAAAGACAAAGATTGAGCAAGTGATCCACATTGGATTAGTGGGACATCATTTGATTCAATTTACGCAGGAATCAACGAAAGGGTTGGAATCGGCTTCGTTTTATTCGCAGAGGTTTCGAGGACATTGA
- a CDS encoding sensor histidine kinase: protein MAKSRQSSFRRILLRRLLLLSIPVLLTGEVVAYKKARSGLLETARQNLTASAARKAESLQTSIANLRSNLALAATSSSLQSDSPQSTYNFLEQLQRTSPIALQCIQLINIKDRTVKASTCGNQPIAQFPLDPWASLKASSIADAKNIQVSLSQPTRVAGELSVDHQLNLVLSAPVTIRSNNQDTRYALSVQASLYSKPEPALNGMTTGYTVVIDDTGVILAHPIAERVNKNIRQEANAQQLQQVFETAIANSTVGNRATNQQESLAPIPFEENGVEWMAGGSTIQVALKNGESSTWVVLAATSVDSALYGLGEIKQVLIILTLGLLTAILLATLYLTRDLALPIEQLSEYALKIRQRFDGERAPKNFKVRELNYLAEALDNMIDRLEERASELEAAWQEAQSANQVKSEFLATTSHELRTPLNGIIGCIQLVRDGFCDSREEELEFLNQADKSAKHLLQIINDLLDLAKIEAGKADLNLQPIDVRNLCQECLKMVQPTADLKRLKLMFHFNAECDRVSVDGLRVSQMVINLLSNAVKFTPEGGTVSLVARIGYGYQLAQDVRPDRSPINQETSYLCLEVEDSGIGIPKDRWHLLFRPFQQIDSSMTRKHEGTGLGLALTKRLAEMHGGTLSFWSVPDKGSTFRIWLPWTEPTAGKQKTTIDESSIASPLEQPLRKIEELGTRG, encoded by the coding sequence ATGGCAAAGTCACGACAATCTTCATTCCGGCGCATCCTGCTGAGACGCTTATTATTGCTCAGCATTCCGGTGCTATTGACGGGTGAAGTGGTCGCTTATAAAAAAGCAAGATCTGGACTGCTCGAAACCGCTCGCCAAAATCTCACTGCCAGCGCTGCTCGTAAAGCAGAATCGCTACAAACCTCGATCGCGAATCTGCGATCGAATCTCGCGCTTGCGGCAACCTCTTCATCGCTGCAATCCGACTCTCCCCAATCCACCTACAACTTTCTCGAACAGCTTCAACGCACTTCTCCGATCGCGCTTCAGTGCATTCAACTCATCAATATCAAAGACAGAACCGTAAAAGCGAGCACTTGCGGCAATCAACCAATCGCCCAATTTCCGCTTGATCCCTGGGCAAGTTTAAAGGCTTCCAGTATTGCTGATGCCAAAAATATCCAAGTGTCGCTTTCTCAACCGACGCGAGTCGCGGGTGAACTCTCGGTCGATCATCAACTTAATCTAGTTTTGAGCGCTCCGGTCACGATCCGATCGAATAATCAAGACACCCGATATGCTCTGAGTGTCCAAGCCTCGCTTTACTCCAAGCCAGAACCCGCGCTTAACGGCATGACCACGGGTTACACGGTTGTAATCGACGATACAGGCGTAATTTTGGCACATCCGATCGCAGAACGGGTGAACAAGAATATTCGCCAGGAAGCGAACGCTCAACAGCTTCAGCAAGTGTTTGAAACTGCGATCGCCAATAGTACAGTTGGCAATCGCGCCACCAACCAGCAAGAATCGCTTGCGCCCATTCCATTTGAAGAAAACGGTGTGGAATGGATGGCAGGAGGCAGCACGATTCAAGTCGCCCTCAAAAACGGAGAATCTTCCACCTGGGTTGTTTTAGCGGCGACTTCGGTCGATAGTGCTCTTTACGGTTTAGGTGAGATTAAGCAGGTTCTGATCATTCTCACACTCGGACTGTTGACCGCGATTCTCCTTGCGACCTTGTATCTGACTCGTGATCTTGCACTCCCGATCGAACAATTGAGCGAATACGCGCTTAAGATTCGGCAACGCTTCGACGGCGAACGTGCTCCGAAGAATTTCAAAGTGCGAGAACTTAACTATCTGGCTGAAGCGCTCGATAACATGATCGATCGCTTAGAAGAACGTGCCAGTGAACTCGAAGCCGCTTGGCAAGAAGCCCAATCCGCTAATCAAGTCAAAAGTGAATTTCTCGCCACGACCTCTCACGAATTGCGAACGCCCTTAAACGGCATCATTGGCTGTATTCAACTGGTGCGCGATGGTTTTTGTGACAGTCGTGAAGAAGAACTCGAATTTCTCAACCAAGCGGACAAATCCGCCAAGCATTTACTGCAAATCATCAATGATTTACTAGATTTAGCGAAGATCGAGGCTGGAAAAGCGGATTTGAACTTGCAGCCGATCGATGTTCGGAATCTCTGCCAGGAATGTCTCAAAATGGTGCAGCCAACTGCTGATCTCAAGCGGTTGAAGCTGATGTTTCACTTTAATGCAGAGTGCGATCGCGTTTCGGTGGATGGTTTGCGAGTGAGCCAAATGGTGATCAACTTACTTTCAAACGCAGTGAAATTCACGCCTGAAGGTGGAACCGTTTCGCTGGTAGCTCGAATCGGATACGGCTATCAACTCGCTCAAGATGTCAGACCCGATCGCAGTCCGATTAATCAAGAAACTTCTTACCTTTGCCTTGAAGTCGAGGATTCCGGGATCGGCATTCCTAAAGACCGCTGGCACTTACTATTCAGACCGTTCCAGCAAATCGATTCCTCGATGACCCGTAAACATGAAGGGACTGGTTTAGGATTGGCACTCACCAAACGACTTGCAGAAATGCACGGAGGCACTCTTTCGTTTTGGTCAGTTCCTGATAAAGGCAGCACGTTCAGAATTTGGCTCCCGTGGACAGAGCCGACTGCTGGGAAACAGAAAACGACGATCGATGAAAGCTCGATCGCTTCACCGCTAGAACAGCCATTGAGAAAAATTGAAGAATTAGGAACACGCGGCTGA
- a CDS encoding DUF760 domain-containing protein: protein MNETSNQLPEFIQGADELNGKFLQYVQSLDPETIAQLSKPSSPEVLQVMERNIIGLLGGLPPENFEVTITTSREAFGRLLASAMMSGYFLKSAEQRLAFEKSFQSIDAE, encoded by the coding sequence GTGAACGAGACATCTAATCAACTTCCTGAGTTTATTCAAGGCGCGGACGAATTGAACGGCAAGTTCTTACAGTATGTTCAATCGCTCGATCCTGAAACGATCGCTCAACTCTCAAAGCCTTCATCGCCCGAAGTTCTGCAAGTGATGGAGCGCAATATTATCGGTTTGTTGGGGGGTCTGCCGCCAGAGAATTTTGAAGTGACGATTACCACGAGCCGTGAAGCATTCGGTCGCCTGCTTGCTTCTGCGATGATGAGCGGCTATTTTCTCAAGAGCGCAGAACAGCGGTTAGCGTTTGAGAAGTCCTTTCAATCGATCGATGCCGAATAA
- a CDS encoding GNAT family N-acetyltransferase has product MVEQFQPRTSIAWINKISEVPQSAWDALAMPLKTPFLEWDWLHTMETSGSTTARSGWMPNHLTVWRDRELIAAAPLYIKGHSYGEFVFDHQWADLADRLGIQYYPKLLGMSPFTPAEGYRFLIAPGEDEDELTEIMVGAIDHFCSRNRISGCNFLYVDPDWRSLMERHGFSSWLHHSFIWANDGYQAFDDYLNAFNANQRRNIKRERKAVVNAGLSFKTFTGDDIPRSLFPTMYSFYSDTCDKFGWWGSKYLTKKFFEQLYLTYRHRVVFFAAYAEGNDYPIGMSFCLTKGDRLYGRYWGCTEEIDCLHFDACYYAPIEWGIQNGIQLFDPGAGGRHKKRRGFPATPNHSLHRFYNSRLSQILRSHIDQINDLEQQEIDAINQELPFKQQTIDFKI; this is encoded by the coding sequence ATGGTTGAACAATTCCAGCCCCGTACTTCGATCGCTTGGATTAATAAGATTTCTGAGGTTCCACAATCGGCTTGGGATGCACTAGCGATGCCGCTCAAAACGCCGTTTTTAGAGTGGGACTGGTTGCACACGATGGAGACTTCTGGCAGCACGACGGCTCGATCCGGCTGGATGCCAAACCATCTAACCGTGTGGCGCGATCGTGAACTGATTGCAGCGGCTCCTTTGTACATCAAGGGTCACAGCTACGGTGAATTCGTGTTTGATCACCAATGGGCGGATTTAGCCGATCGTTTAGGCATTCAGTATTACCCAAAGCTGTTGGGAATGTCGCCGTTTACGCCAGCGGAAGGCTATCGATTTTTGATTGCACCAGGTGAAGATGAGGATGAACTGACTGAAATAATGGTGGGCGCGATCGATCATTTTTGTTCGCGTAATCGGATTTCGGGCTGTAATTTTCTCTATGTTGATCCCGATTGGCGATCGCTGATGGAGCGTCATGGTTTTAGCTCGTGGCTGCATCACAGTTTTATTTGGGCGAACGATGGTTATCAGGCGTTTGATGATTATTTGAATGCGTTTAATGCGAATCAGCGGCGCAACATTAAGCGGGAACGAAAAGCAGTTGTGAATGCGGGACTGTCTTTTAAGACGTTTACAGGGGATGACATTCCGCGATCGTTGTTTCCGACGATGTACAGCTTCTACAGCGATACGTGCGATAAATTCGGCTGGTGGGGCAGTAAATATCTTACTAAAAAGTTCTTTGAGCAGCTTTATTTGACGTATCGGCATCGGGTTGTGTTTTTTGCGGCGTATGCAGAAGGAAATGATTACCCGATCGGCATGTCGTTTTGTTTGACAAAAGGCGATCGCTTATACGGTCGATATTGGGGCTGTACTGAGGAAATCGATTGCTTACATTTCGATGCGTGTTACTATGCGCCGATCGAATGGGGAATTCAGAACGGAATTCAACTGTTTGATCCGGGTGCAGGCGGCAGACACAAGAAGCGGCGCGGATTTCCAGCGACTCCGAATCATTCTTTGCATCGATTTTATAACAGTCGCTTGTCGCAGATTTTGCGATCGCACATTGATCAAATTAATGATCTCGAACAGCAAGAAATTGATGCAATTAATCAAGAATTGCCGTTTAAGCAGCAAACGATCGACTTCAAAATTTAG
- a CDS encoding pentapeptide repeat-containing protein yields the protein MKPAILVAATVGIALSSILPVRAEGAESIRQLLETRSCINCDLRDADLQGKNLRGVNLRGANLRGADLRRTNLSGANLTNADLQEANLRGADLQRADLSNADLKDANLRDAILTYAELFGVNLRGTNIEEARSSQISEEIRRIYRDITGRNSDSYKVREYVRELAEGRSLSHIRREIARSDEARDAIEELYEDIFGRRADASGLRTWTRYLEGESRSLFDIRRELVRSPEVRDAINRIYQELLGRDADVRGMRTWLDQLRQGRSLSDVRSRIASSNEAKRK from the coding sequence ATGAAACCCGCGATTCTTGTTGCTGCTACTGTTGGAATTGCATTGAGTTCTATTTTGCCTGTTCGTGCGGAGGGTGCTGAGTCAATTCGGCAACTGCTAGAAACTCGATCGTGCATCAATTGCGATCTCCGTGATGCCGATTTGCAAGGAAAAAACTTGCGGGGTGTGAATCTACGCGGTGCAAACTTACGGGGTGCAGACCTGAGACGAACAAATCTCAGCGGTGCAAATCTCACAAATGCAGATCTTCAGGAAGCGAATCTTAGAGGTGCAGATTTGCAGAGAGCAGATTTATCGAATGCCGATTTGAAAGATGCCAATCTGCGGGATGCAATTTTGACTTATGCGGAGTTGTTCGGCGTGAACTTGCGCGGGACGAACATCGAAGAAGCTCGATCGAGTCAAATTTCCGAAGAGATTCGCAGAATTTACCGCGACATTACCGGACGCAATTCGGATAGCTACAAAGTGCGGGAATATGTTCGAGAACTCGCAGAAGGTCGATCGTTGTCGCATATTCGACGGGAGATTGCTCGGAGCGATGAAGCCAGAGACGCGATCGAGGAACTATACGAAGATATTTTTGGACGTAGAGCCGACGCAAGCGGATTGCGGACTTGGACTCGATATTTAGAAGGGGAATCTCGATCGCTGTTTGATATCCGCCGCGAATTAGTTCGCAGTCCAGAAGTCCGTGATGCGATTAATCGGATTTATCAAGAGCTTCTAGGACGCGATGCCGATGTGCGGGGAATGCGGACATGGCTAGATCAGCTTCGACAAGGACGATCGCTTTCTGATGTTCGATCGCGCATTGCCAGCAGCAACGAAGCAAAACGCAAATAG